The Penicillium digitatum chromosome 6, complete sequence genome has a window encoding:
- a CDS encoding meroterpenoid PM-122-9-9848, translating into MDQRSFYCPGELDVLYQDRNQSETTVCIPSPSPAKRGSSYYPAGPKVHEESNLDPFYLEESLAATPPWNPYTSDMRNDSFEDENQYYTLSLTHTKGTQDQLQHPRPDRSTLAQVELENSLRFHRYTSSTEERSPLHSSQVSFSSIQTDSSTPDLTPSTSFSSSYDSPSCPDVVLEATQQLYKHAHQVQIEPRRRFYLPASTPPTYSLPPPPPPPIGPVSSADTCPSIPCFQHSNDSTATITMGYEDVTGSCSSRSRSRKQPPPVLNLSRTASSPSASRRRQYSPGTRPPLDASMISPPSLINPVTMEPHMTHFDHPLFIPANDCPSPVPSPVASSPPISRQWTATSMERPSISTIDAFCEQSVWESDSDTESAGRKSMSRRPIDTLRKVRSRAKLRAAKSQPKLHQTMLDDQASDQFPPISDDILGEPVPEAFRPSMDRPSTSKDIVRSNNALQTLRLVAPSSTSLTPRSRQNSSVNSSDVDRTAAAALQAQFRRRQRSDSHEYTNSTSSHSDKDDKEKLTSFCYDQFSSAPITGGREQRPLFQRFMNSLRSLNCQKPPKSQKKNNVVTI; encoded by the coding sequence ATGGATCAAAGAAGTTTTTATTGTCCAGGCGAATTGGACGTGTTGTATCAAGACCGGAATCAATCAGAGACAACCGTTTGTATTCCATCGCCCTCCCCTGCAAAGCGAGGATCATCTTATTATCCGGCTGGCCCAAAGGTTCATGAAGAGTCAAATCTCGATCCAttctacctcgaggaatCACTGGCTGCCACGCCGCCTTGGAACCCATACACATCGGACATGCGGAATGATAGCTTCGAAGACGAGAACCAATACTACACCCTCTCCTTAACCCACACCAAGGGTACCCAAGATCAATTACAACACCCTAGACCCGATCGCTCCACACTTGCACAGGTGGAGTTGGAGAACAGCTTGAGATTCCATCGATATACATCCTCCACAGAGGAGCGCAGTCCACTGCATAGCAGCCAGGTCTCGTTCAGCTCCATTCAGACAGACAGCAGCACTCCCGACTTGACGCCTAGtacctctttctcttcttcctacGATTCACCAAGCTGCCCTGACGTCGTCCTCGAGGCCACCCAGCAGCTGTACAAGCACGCACATCAGGTCCAAATCGAGCCCCGTCGTCGCTTCTATCTGCCTGCATCTACGCCACCTACATACTCTCTTCCTCCCCCGCCTCCCCCGCCGATAGGTCCCGTCAGCTCGGCGGACACTTGTCCAAGCATACCTTGCTTCCAACACTCAAACGACTCTACTGCCACCATCACTATGGGTTACGAGGATGTCACAGGATCATGCTCATCGAGGTCCCGGAGTAGGAAGCAGCCTCCTCCTGTTCTTAACCTGTCGCGGACCGCAAGTTCCCCCAGCGCATCTCGCCGCAGGCAATACAGTCCTGGAACTCGTCCTCCCTTGGACGCTTCCATGATATCTCCTCCATCTTTGATCAACCCAGTCACCATGGAGCCTCACATGACTCACTTCGATCACCCTCTCTTTATCCCTGCAAACGATTGCCCTAGTCCCGTTCCTAGCCCGGTAGCTAGCTCCCCACCAATCTCCCGCCAGTGGACCGCAACGTCGATGGAGCGCCCATCAATCTCAACGATCGATGCCTTTTGTGAGCAATCCGTTTGGGAATCTGACTCTGATACCGAGTCTGCAGGCCGTAAATCTATGTCTCGTCGGCCCATTGACACATTGCGCAAGGTTCGCAGTCGTGCTAAGCTCCGTGCCGCCAAGTCTCAGCCTAAACTTCACCAAACTATGCTTGATGACCAGGCCTCTGACCAATTCCCTCCCATCTCAGATGATATCCTGGGAGAACCGGTCCCGGAAGCTTTCCGTCCAAGCATGGACCGCCCTAGCACTAGCAAGGATATCGTGCGGTCAAACAACGCCCTGCAGACATTGCGCCTTGTCGCTCCTTCTTCCACCTCCCTGACTCCTCGCTCCCGGCAGAACAGCAGTGTCAACAGCTCTGACGTTGACCGCACCGCAGCTGCTGCTTTGCAAGCCCAGTTCCGCCGCCGCCAGCGGTCTGATTCCCACGAATATACCAATTCCACATCTTCTCATTCCGACAAGGATGACAAGGAGAAGTTAACCTCATTCTGCTACGACCAGTTCTCCTCAGCTCCCATCACTGGAGGTCGCGAGCAAAGGCCTCTCTTCCAGCGCTTCATGAACTCCCTGCGTTCATTAAACTGCCAAAAGCCCCCGAAGTctcagaagaagaacaacgTTGTCACCATCTGA